TTGCAGGCGTTGATTGGTTGTGCGATGACGCGTTCTACGAGGTCAGATATATTATTGGTTGTGGCTTACTTTAGTGTGGAACCTCTGTACCAGAAGTTTTTTCTGTCGGAACCATCACCCATCTTCGAAAAAGACACTGGTAAAATGATCACAAAATTTTCGGATCAAATGGGTCGAAACAAGCTGCACAGGGGTTAGTCTGAGTGTAATCAAGTAAGCCCACTGGAGTTCAGTATGTGAGATAATAATATGGATTTGAGGTGAAAGTAGCAAGTCCGATGTCAGACATGACATACCCAAACCTGTTAGGCATTCATATTCAGGAAGAGTACCATCACAAAATCTTTGGTTTGGAAAGAGTTGTGCTGGAGGCTTACTCAGGCAAAAGATGCATGCTGGCCGCCTTCTGATTACGGAAGTCAGGGTTGAGCCCTGAGTCCACCTTTCCTCCTGACCCCTTGCGTTGTAGTAGCTGGCATCAGGCCTAGCGTGTCACATAATGATGCAAGACTGCCTAGTGCCAAGATGAACCACAAAATGCGCAGTGTAAACAAGGcacttttccttttctggcAATCTCTCATCTCATGTGGGTAAATCTGACCATGACAGAGGTAAGTACCATACTATTCAAAGATTGTATGTCCCAATGTAGGCATACTAAAGGACAATTCGTCTCACCACACCTACTTCTGAACAGCAAAAGTCCATAGCTCCACATCGAATGTAGCCGAGAGTGATTGTGGCGCTGCCGCAGCCTTGACAATCAATATTCAGCGAACCCATCCTGAAAAGCACATTGTACCGTAATTGGGGGAGACTGGAGAATGACTGTCCGAGCTGCTTACCTGACTTTGGCTGAACGTTTGTTTATCAGGTTGACTTGAATTGGGTGGTTGGAAACATACAGCTTCCTACTGAGAAAGTCCGTCTTGATTGGTGATTAGATGGCCCAGCTACATTAATGTGCTCTGCATGGTAAACGGATTCAGGAGTCAAACGTATCAACAGCGTTGGTGGtatgatgctgttgtttgATGTAGAGGTCAACAGAAATCTGCCATTAATGCCATAAGCCCTCCTATCAAAATGAAATGAAGTTAAGGGGATtgaagtcttcttttcttcaagcAAGCCTGGGTACGGAGTTCAGAGCACAGCGAAGTCTTGAGTATTTCTGGGGACACAAGCATGGCTGTAATTTTCATCAGGCATCAAATAGTATTTACTTTTGCCGAGGCCTTAAACAGATGGAAGTTCACAGCCATCTCTCCGACTGAGATTTCAGGAATCATCTGGCAAGGCGACCAAAATGAGCACTCTTCATACTCTTGGTGGTCGAATTTTTAGAATCCTGTAGTAAGCGCTCTCAGTAACTCCATAGAGACCCCTGCAAAAGCGGACAGCGGATTAGATAAGACATTTGATGGTGGAACTTCACAGACACTAGAACACATCCAGACTAGCGCGATGTAGCCTCTACagaacttttttttccttctcagtaACACTGCCCAGATACGGCGACCGTTGGCAGCTCAACAAGGTCAAAACAGTCAGACCTGCGTTGATTACGATATCTTTCGGCGTCTGTCTTGAGTTACCTTTACCCGCACAGTCTGCCAAAAATGGGCAAAAAGGCTTCACGCCCTCCCGTTTCGAAGACTTCGTCCGCTGCATCGCCCGCAGCGTCCGGCCTCACATACACGGGGAATAAGTCTTCGATACTGAAAGCGTCGTTTGCACCCTCTGAGTATCAATTGGCGCTTTTTGCGTCTGTCATTCAGGGTCTCGATGGTCAGCACCTCCGAATTCACGACACAAATACCGGCCGGTTACAGTGCGAACATGTTCTGAGTCCCAAAGAGACCGTCACATCTCTGGATTGGGGCTACTTCCCTAGCAGACAAAGAGATCGTGATCAgcaaggaaaaaagaaacggAAGCGCCATTCTGATGTCAATGGTGCTAGCAATGGATTCGAGCAAGGGGATGTAGTTGTTGCTTTTGGTACAAACGCCTCCGAAATCCGCATGTACTCGCCTACCGAAGACAAGATTGTGGGGGCCCTCGAGGGTGTACATGACAAAGGTGTTGTGGATTTTAAGTTCACTGCGGATCGACCGGGTCAGGAAGGTTGGAGTCTTGGTGGTGATAACAAACTAGTGCAATGGGATCTACGCACCGGAAAGAGCACCAGGTTGGTTTTTATTAACTCATCGATACCTCAGTATAACTCTAACTGACAGTGTTTTGTAGAACAATTCACCTACCAGCGTCCACAGGTTATAGCGTCCTTTCTCGCCCCGTGCCCTCCAATCCGCCCGTCGTTTGCGCCTCTCAAACGCCCTACCTGATCGACGTTGAGGGAAATGAGTCGACTGCATCATTTCCAGCGATGCGCAACCAGATTCGGGAAATTATCACTTCCTCCACAGTATCCCTCGCGACAGCTCTCTTTCTTGCCTCTGATGGCGATCGCTACATCAATGTCTTTGACGTTGAGGGCCGCAAGCTTGTGTTGAACCTCGTTGCAGATACAGAAGTATcgtccttggccttgacTTCGGGTACAGGACAAAAAACAGATGACGCTCTGGCAATTGAGAAGCAGATCCTCGCAGCTGTGACCGAAGATGGCACTATTGAACTTTTCACGAGACCATTCGTGCCGCCAAAGGATCAGAACTCCAAGACCAGTCTCAAGGCGAGGGGAAGGCAGCTCACGAGACGGGCGGAGTCATCAATTAAAATCACTCAGTCTGAGACTTCGGATGCCTCTGTACCTGTCGTCGCAGCAACTTTCCAAGGGACAGATATTCTAGTTGTGTGGGCCGAAGGAGGCATTATTCCGGTCTTTGAGCGCATCAACTGCATTGATATAGATACTGAGGAGCTAGCTTTCActgggttgaagaagattgtcAAGACCAGGTCTAGCTCGGTTCTTGCCTCGGTTACAACGAATGGAGTTCGAGCTGCTGATGAAACCCAAGTCGATGAATCTCGAGCAGTGGTCGAACGAGGGGACCTAttggaggatgatgtcgagaTGCAAGACACGAGGGCAGACACAACAGTAGCTGACAGTGAGGAGGATTCGGAGgacggcgacgatgatgcaAAGAAGCCGgttgagaagaaggaaactcGGCAGcggaagcagaagaaggatgcgGATAGTGACATTGAAATGCGATCAGAAGCCGGAGTCGAAGAGgatgtggaagaagacgaaacGGGAGAGCCGTCTTTTGGCGAGCTTTTGCGGGCTAATGCTTCGGAAGAAATCGATGTGGAAGCCGAGCTTGAAGACGACGTTCGTATCGGATCCCTCGTCCCTGGGAAACCCAGCGCAGCGGTGCAGCAGATCACCTCTGGCGTCACGTTATCTACGGTCCTTACGCAGTCGCTCAAGACGAACGACAACGGGATGCTCGAATCATGCTTCCATACAGGTGATCTTACCATTGTCCGTGAAACCATTCAACGTCTCGACTCGTCGCTAGCCGCCACTCTGCTCCAGAAGCTGGCCGAGCGTCTCTCATCTCGCCCGGGCCGGTACGGACACCTTCTCGTGTGGGTACAGTGGACATGTGTTGCTCATGGTGGCGCTCTCGCCGGCAAGCCAGAACTGTTAAAGCGGATGTCTACCTTGTTCAAGGTTATGGACCAGCGCTCGTCGAGTCTGTCTTCCTTGCTGTTGCTCAAGGGCAAACTCGACATGTTGCATGCACAGCTGGGACTTAGACAGTCCCTCCGCAGCGGAGCCGAAGGCATGGacagcgaggacgaggacaaCGTCATTTACGTAGAAGGCcaggaggagttggaggatgaggatagcGATGCCGACACCGCGAAGAACGCAGTAACGCCGCGGACCAAGTCAATACGTGATCAGACCtacgatgaggacgagtcCATGATTGACGGTGACCAGTCCGGCCGAGACGAGtcggacgatgaagaagatgacggcagcgacgaggaggaagagaacgaggaagacgTGTTCGATGTTGAGGCGGAAGAGTCTGTTGGTTCTTCTGATGCCGAGGAATCtttggacgacgaggacgacgtggaagacgatgatgcaGAAAGTGCAGGCTCGATGGCAGACTTCATCGCCGACACCGAAGATGACGAGTCGGATGAAGATGCACTCTCTGCGCAACCTCCGCCGTCCAAAAAAGCCAAGTTTGGCGGTAGtggaggaaaagagaagaagtcGGGAAGGAGATAGATAATACCCTGATTCTTCTACTTTGGGTTCTCATGTCCGGTTCTTGTTTGCACGCCTTTCAGTGATCTGTTGCTATGTGGATGGATATTGTTCTGAACAAAAGTAAAAGAGActttcattttttttctGGCTTGTGGCCGCCAGCTGTGATTGCATTAGAAGGTGGAAGAGCACACTATCTGCTGTATACATTCAGTTACTAACTAAATTCTTGTATATGCGCACTTAATCTCAAGATTCCTTCTAGCCCTGATCGTCTGCATATGAGACTCGTAGAGTTGTCAACTATCTTATCATGACTTCCTCAGCCAATACGACTGATCTACACGATTGGAACGATGAATATCTGACAGATCCATTCCCAGGCATCGAAACGAACCAGCCCTCAGAAATTAACCTCCGTCGCTTTGCAAGCACCCTGATACAACACTCGATGCGCTGGTTCCTCATCCCCTAAAGGAACAGCCATCGCGACCGTCACTTCATTACTCGGATACTCCGTATAATGTCCATCGGCACTAACATCTGCCGTATCCAACGCCAGAAGCGTCCCACGCTTGCCCCCCAGAATCCAGACCTCATCATCTGAATGTGGCAAAGTGATATGTGCTAGTCCAGAAAGGAAAGTCACCCACCTTTTTTCAAATCAGCAACGTTCCGCTCCTACATTGTTTTTGTGGACGACATGAGTAGGATAGACTGGAAGTGATACATACTGTCTCACGGGAGCATTGTGTATCCCGCCATCGAATTGAGCAGGAACAATAGTGTAAGTCGCGTTGCCTCCTACAGGTCCTAGGGAGAGCGAAGCGCTGCCTGCAATGCCTGGTTGAGTTGATGACTCGAAACCCGGTTCTAGTGACCAGCACTCCAGGATTGACTGGTTGTTTCGGGCGCCGACGACCGTGATGTTGAGGGTGGCAGGTATAGATGTTGCAGCTGTGGTCGCAATGGCACCGGGGAGAATGAATGTCATGACCTGCAAGAAAGGCATCATCATGGCGACAAGCTGCGTGTGTAGGCTGATCGTAAGTCGCAAGCCTAAGCTTGAGTATCACTTCCCATCAATCTCGAAAGCCAGACAAGTCTGACCGCGCTATTGATCTCTGTGGAATGTCGATCCATGTTGTCTGCTTATTAACTGAGCCAGTAAAAGGACGCGCAATGATGCATGCCTAGTCAACCCTTGCGAAGGTTGAAAGGCCCAATTATCGCCCATAGACGAGACTAAAATATTGCGTTCAGTGGTTGCTGAATGGTGCACCGGTGGGCTTTCGCCGTGTTTTACTCTGTGTATTATTCTTCGATAGGGCTCTTACAAACTAGGTACGCAGTACGCAGTACGGGGTACAGGTATACTGGGTGTATTTTATTGCAGTGCACAAGGCAAAGACTATATAATCGACACTATCAGATGATCGACGGTTCAAAGGTCGTTTGGAACGGAGCCAAATAATTGGTCTGGTTCTGGACTCGATAAACACCGGCGAGGATAGGAGAATATGGCCACTGGACATTCAATTAGGGATACGTAAGAATACGTTTAAAAATATTCAATCTTCTCTTGTCACAGTCCTCCGTCTTCATCGACATGAATTTAGATCGCACCAGAACAGGAACACAAGGGGGCATTCGCACATGAGAAAATCCCCACTATCTGATGATCTCGTCCCCTGGCTTCTCTAGTCCTTCAAGTCCTTCAAGAATTTGGCTGCCTCCGAAAAGGCCGCAAGCTGCCGCCGTACTTTTCTTTGGCCCGCTCCAGACCTCGTGAAACTTTACAGTCTGGTCACTAGACGCAACGATAATGCATCCCTCATCCAGCGTCCGAGGGCACCATAGGCCACCTTCTTTTGCACTTGGTCGCAATTGAATAGGGTGTGCTGTACGACGGTAGGGTTCGCTTTGCCTTCGCCTGCGCTGGATCGTGGATGTTGAAGATGAGATACTGGTCGCACAATCGAGAAGATCATGCATAAGGGCATGTGACTTTCCTGGATAGCTCACAGCACAGATAGCGCGCCCACAATGAACCGCACCAGCGCTGTTCATCCCATCCCAACTAGTGCCATATGGACCCCACGGGATTGCAGCGATCTGCTCGCAACTCGGCCACGCAAAAACAGCGATCCTGTATGGGTGCTCTGGCTGTGCGAACCCAAAAGTGGCGACAATTTCCCTTCGCCGTTTGCTCCAAATAAGGCCAGTCACTTGTGCATATACATTGATGGACGCCAGGCACGCCCCAGACGGGGCGTGCCAGAAATGAATGGCTCGGTCGTTCGAGCCTCCTCCGGTGGCAAGGAGAGACGGTTGCCATGGAGCAAAGGCAATTGCTTTGACGGCTGCCGCATGAGCCAATATATGCTTCTGCCTATTTGGGGGTATTATTACCGTTCTCTCAGTACCCAAGGCGATCGACTCGGTGTGTTTAATGAGTGATGTTTGTGAAGAACCGAGGCGAAAGTGAGACCATGAAGGAAGCAAATTGAGAAAGTCACGTCGCCTGAATAGTCGTTTGCTTGTGCTTGcagaaagggaagagaatGCATTCTGACACTGCACGCTGATCGACTGGCAAGTTTGAGCTGATTTACAAGGTTTCGTTGCACAGTTGAGCTGTAGCCAGGGCACGAGGTCACGGAGCTCGAAGATTAGACACGCGTTATCATTTCCTCCAGTGGCCAAGTAGGCGCCATCTGGAGACCAGGTTATACCACAAATCCTCTGGGTATGTGCGGAAATTCTGGCGAGTAGGGTGACAGCACCGTTCCACCCAAATTGTTCTCGAATCTCCTCACTGGGCCATTCTACTGAGTAGTACCATATGTTGCCGAGCTCATCGCCGACAGCAAGGTCCTCTGTATTGACTTCAACGTTGTGGAATCGCTCAGAGAACCTACGCGTCACTGTTTGCCTGAAAGCCACCGAAGTGATACTGTTGGGATGACTAATTTCATAGCGTGGCTCGGCTTCAGGAGCACTCCAGAGGGTGACCAACCCACTTCGCCTTCCGACGGCCAGAATGTCTTTACCTCCGCTCTCTGACGAGAAAGATAGAGAGTTTACGAAGTTTGAGGGATGATGGTCTGCGAATGGGGGATACAGCACGCCAAAAATCTCCGACCAAACATACACGCGATGTGCAAGACCAACGGCGAGAACTCCAGAGGTAGGCGAATACGCGAGCGTTGTGCAATAGAAATCATCGCGAAGATAAGGAGCGTCCAGGATCCGGAATGGACGTGCTGGTACGATACTCTCAGTATCCTTATTTGCACCCACTGACCTCCCTGGCAGGCACCAACATTAGCACCTCCGAAGATGGTTGTGGAGTCCCAATAATCCCCGTCTCTTCAAAGAACAATTAAGTGATATTATATGTCATTGAAAAGCTTAGATATGTGAGTGACCCGGACAAACACAAGTATCTTTTTTGTGGAAAAGGGGTGGCATCGAGCATAATCCTGTAAATTAACATGCTTCCACTTATTTGGAATGATAGGAGGCTGTCTCATTCAATGTTGAAGATTCACTAAACGGAAGCAAGCAAATTCTTTGACTTACATTGATCTGCCTCTCCCCTTTTCCAGGCACTGCCCTTCCATGTTAAAGTGGAGAAACGTTCGTAATCAGGGTGCGACGGACTCGGCTTCGACTCGAGCAGGGACCATAGCCTGCACTTCAGTATCTGGACTGCCGGGTCGATATTCAGAGCAAGAGCTACTCTTGCCTCGTGCTTTTCTGGCTCCTCACTCGGCGCGGCTTGAGAGAGAAATCTGGCCGTATACACTGGAGCGGTCGCTCGACTCGCAAGACGACCTCTCGTGTCACCAGGTACCCCTATAAATTGTCTACCTAGCATGGCAGACGTTCCACCGACGCTCCATACGGCTCCAGCGCTGACCTGTCTGAGAGGGTCCCGTGGTCCGAACTCACTGCCACTCCTGATAGCTGAGCCGCTGATGAGATGGGGAATGTAGTGAGGGCTGAAGGTACGCCCGGATTGTATTCTCGGGATACTTGCAGATCTGCGCGGCCGCTCAGGCATAAATGGATCGGACCTCGGTATGCGTTGTCGCAGAAGCCTTTCTTCGGGGGTCAGGGTCTGCGTAGGCTTTCCCACTCTCAATGGTGTGGATGGAGGATCAATGAACTCTCTCAGAGGGATGAATCTGTCTGGAGATTTTGGGCTCCTAGAGCCCTTTACCATTGCAACACCATCGAAAGTCCGCCTAAATCGTCCGCGACCTCTCTCAACAGCGGTCTCCTTGACTGTTGACAGGACCGTTGTAGCTCCGAAACCGTCTATGACATTGGGGACCTGCTGCCTGCGGATCTTCATGCCTGCACTCTCAGAAGCAAATGAACTAATAGAGAGCCTCTTGAATGAAGGTAAAAGAGATTGTACTTCGTCTGAGGATTCACTCGATGTATCAGATAGAGGCAAAGGAATGGTAGCAGAGTCCTCTAATCGCACAGACTCGCGTTTTTTGGTTGTCAATTGCAAAACGCTGCTTGCTGCAGAAACTTCTGAGCTTTTTGAAGAGCGACATGTCGAATTGGTCATTTTGCAATGCGCTCGAGAGACAAAATGCGTATACTATATGTGGGTCGATAAGCGCTATGGAAAAGGAATGAAATATCGCGCCGCTAGCAAAACACGGGGCCATAAGTAAAAGCTATTGATGACCAGCACATTTTTAATTCATAACAGGGCCCGAGATAGTCAGATACAAAAGAGAGTATAAGCAGTGTGTGTGGTTGGGTTGGTTGTCCTTGTATGAGGGCGAAGCACGTGACCTTTCTGAATCTGGAAGGCAGCTTCTGTAGGCAAGAGTTACGCCTGCTTCCCCATACTTGTCAATCCCGGAAGAGAGTGTCTCGCAGGAAAAGCCCAGAACGACCTGCATATGCTGATGTGACTATTACTTCAATATGGCTGGTGTATTTTCAAAGATCCTGATCAAATGTAATACCTACACCTTTCGACTAACTTTTGTCCCGTAGCATGGAATTCCCCGCTACAGCTCGTTGGGAGAGCGATCCGAAGAGGCTCTCCAACAGGAACTACGCAAAATTCAGAACTATCAAGCGCTTGACCGGCTTGTTCGCGACAAGGTGGGATTTGATTCTCCTGCTCGTATTTTCCGTCTATCTTCATCCGCACCTCATCATAGACGGCAAAAGACTGATGAAGCTTGCCAGATCGCGGGACATGATTATACACCTGAAACTCTGCAAAAGATCTCTGAACTTCTGAGCAGCAACCCAGAATACTATACAGTATGGAACTACCGACGGAGGGTTCTGCAACACGAGTTCAATTTGGCATCATCAAACGACTCAGAGGAAGCCGTAACAGGTCAGATAGCAGCGCTGA
The Aspergillus fumigatus Af293 chromosome 4, whole genome shotgun sequence DNA segment above includes these coding regions:
- a CDS encoding WD40 repeat and Utp12 domain-containing protein → MGKKASRPPVSKTSSAASPAASGLTYTGNKSSILKASFAPSEYQLALFASVIQGLDGQHLRIHDTNTGRLQCEHVLSPKETVTSLDWGYFPSRQRDRDQQGKKKRKRHSDVNGASNGFEQGDVVVAFGTNASEIRMYSPTEDKIVGALEGVHDKGVVDFKFTADRPGQEGWSLGGDNKLVQWDLRTGKSTRTIHLPASTGYSVLSRPVPSNPPVVCASQTPYLIDVEGNESTASFPAMRNQIREIITSSTVSLATALFLASDGDRYINVFDVEGRKLVLNLVADTEVSSLALTSGTGQKTDDALAIEKQILAAVTEDGTIELFTRPFVPPKDQNSKTSLKARGRQLTRRAESSIKITQSETSDASVPVVAATFQGTDILVVWAEGGIIPVFERINCIDIDTEELAFTGLKKIVKTRSSSVLASVTTNGVRAADETQVDESRAVVERGDLLEDDVEMQDTRADTTVADSEEDSEDGDDDAKKPVEKKETRQRKQKKDADSDIEMRSEAGVEEDVEEDETGEPSFGELLRANASEEIDVEAELEDDVRIGSLVPGKPSAAVQQITSGVTLSTVLTQSLKTNDNGMLESCFHTGDLTIVRETIQRLDSSLAATLLQKLAERLSSRPGRYGHLLVWVQWTCVAHGGALAGKPELLKRMSTLFKVMDQRSSSLSSLLLLKGKLDMLHAQLGLRQSLRSGAEGMDSEDEDNVIYVEGQEELEDEDSDADTAKNAVTPRTKSIRDQTYDEDESMIDGDQSGRDESDDEEDDGSDEEEENEEDVFDVEAEESVGSSDAEESLDDEDDVEDDDAESAGSMADFIADTEDDESDEDALSAQPPPSKKAKFGGSGGKEKKSGRR
- a CDS encoding WD40 repeat domain-containing protein, with the translated sequence MTNSTCRSSKSSEVSAASSVLQLTTKKRESVRLEDSATIPLPLSDTSSESSDEVQSLLPSFKRLSISSFASESAGMKIRRQQVPNVIDGFGATTVLSTVKETAVERGRGRFRRTFDGVAMVKGSRSPKSPDRFIPLREFIDPPSTPLRVGKPTQTLTPEERLLRQRIPRSDPFMPERPRRSASIPRIQSGRTFSPHYIPHLISGSAIRSGSEFGPRDPLRQVSAGAVWSVGGTSAMLGRQFIGVPGDTRGRLASRATAPVYTARFLSQAAPSEEPEKHEARVALALNIDPAVQILKCRLWSLLESKPSPSHPDYERFSTLTWKGSAWKRGEADQLGANKDTESIVPARPFRILDAPYLRDDFYCTTLAYSPTSGVLAVGLAHRVYVWSEIFGVLYPPFADHHPSNFVNSLSFSSESGGKDILAVGRRSGLVTLWSAPEAEPRYEISHPNSITSVAFRQTVTRRFSERFHNVEVNTEDLAVGDELGNIWYYSVEWPSEEIREQFGWNGAVTLLARISAHTQRICGITWSPDGAYLATGGNDNACLIFELRDLVPWLQLNCATKPCKSAQTCQSISVQCQNAFSSLSASTSKRLFRRRDFLNLLPSWSHFRLGSSQTSLIKHTESIALGTERTVIIPPNRQKHILAHAAAVKAIAFAPWQPSLLATGGGSNDRAIHFWHAPSGACLASINVYAQVTGLIWSKRRREIVATFGFAQPEHPYRIAVFAWPSCEQIAAIPWGPYGTSWDGMNSAGAVHCGRAICAVSYPGKSHALMHDLLDCATSISSSTSTIQRRRRQSEPYRRTAHPIQLRPSAKEGGLWCPRTLDEGCIIVASSDQTVKFHEVWSGPKKSTAAACGLFGGSQILEGLEGLEKPGDEIIR